The window TATGAATACCGTGTTTGAAATTCTGTCAGAAATTGATCCTGATGTAATCAAGGTGGAAAGTCGTAAAAAAAGGACTACTACGGGGACATCAGAAGAAAACAGAGAACAGGACAGAAAGGATGCGGAAGCAACTCTTCGTTCTGCCGGTCTAAATGTATGTTCAGGAAAAGTGGTTGAACCTGCGGAAAAATATCTAGTTGAGAAGATAACAGAAGCCCCGGTGGACAGTTCATCAAAGAATGCTAATCTTGGCATGATGCAGAAAGGTGTTCGCAAGCCTCATTATACCCGGCTGCTGATATTTGACGGTAGATTGGTCCTGCAGGTTGCTTGCTGTTTACCATTAAAGGTTGTTGCGGCGAGTATGGATGGAACCCCTGTTTCTGGAAGGATCCTGTTCAGCAGTCACTCGGAAGAAAGTGGGGGCAAATTGGTATATGAGTTTCAGGGGAAGGGAACTGAGATGATTCTTGACCTAAAACGCGGAGAGAGTGTAAGAGCGCAACGTCTTATCTTTAAGAAGATTTGATAGGGAAACATTCACAGAAAAGGAAGGTGAATAGGGCCCCTTTCCTTGATACAGAAAGGGATAGAGAGTTAAAGGTGTTGTTTAAAGAGGGGATTATTAAAATGCAAATTCGACAAAAGGCGGGCTTTCTAATCTTCAGTCTTGCTATGGCATGCTGTTCCGTATTATCTGCGCAAGAGGGAGGAGGCCCGGTCAGATTAAAACACGGTCTACCGAACGTCCTGAAAGTAACAAATGTAAGGGTCTATTCTGATAGTCCCACATCCGCAAAAATAAGTATCTGGTTAGAGGTGAAAAAGGGAAAGATAGTCAGCGTGAGCCGCGGGGAAGGCGAGTGGTTAATTACGGTGCGTACACGAGGTAAAGTGTCTTCGTATCTGGTATCAGAAAAATCATTTAAAATAGTGGGCGAAGAGACAAAATCCGTGAAGGTAAGGGCTATACACTTTGCAGAAGGCGAATAATTTTCTTTTCTTTACCCTGCCGAAGGGATGTTGCCACGCACATAACCCGGTTTGCACGTTTCTGTTTTCCGTTTTTCATTAAATTATTTTCCTATACCAGTTGGAAGTTAACCACCGTTATTCTGTTTTTTTATCTCTTAAAGACTCAATTACCTCATCAATAAGGCCGTAATCTTTTGCTTCCTGTGCGGACATGTAAAAATCTCTATCAAAATCTTTTTCTACTTTCTCAATCGGTTGATTACTGTGTTTGACCAGTATATCATTCAGACTTTTCTTCATATACATAATCTCTTCTGCCTGGATGCTGATGTCTATGGCGGTGCCGGTAGTACCGCCCCAGGGTTGGTGTAACATTATTCTCGTATGCGGCAAACCATACCTCTTCCCTTTTGTACCTGATGCGATAAGGACTGCACCCATACTAAATGCCTGTCCAATACTATAGGTCGCAACATCACAATGAACAAACTGCATTGTGTCATAGATGGCTAGACCCGCGGTAATTGAACCACCCG is drawn from Candidatus Scalindua sp. and contains these coding sequences:
- a CDS encoding ATP-dependent Clp protease proteolytic subunit — translated: MGLYKDLYGKYGNVFVPSVIEKTGYGERHYDIFSRLLKDRIIFIGTPIEDSVANIVIAQMLFLQNENKTQDINIYINSPGGSITAGLAIYDTMQFVHCDVATYSIGQAFSMGAVLIASGTKGKRYGLPHTRIMLHQPWGGTTGTAIDISIQAEEIMYMKKSLNDILVKHSNQPIEKVEKDFDRDFYMSAQEAKDYGLIDEVIESLRDKKTE